In one window of Rhinopithecus roxellana isolate Shanxi Qingling chromosome 15, ASM756505v1, whole genome shotgun sequence DNA:
- the PNPLA2 gene encoding patatin-like phospholipase domain-containing protein 2 isoform X3, whose product MFPREKTWNISFAGCGFLGVYYVGVASCLREHAPFLVANATHIYGASAGALTATALVTGVCLGEAGAKFIEVSKEARKRFLGPLHPSFNLVKIIRSFLLKVLPADSHEHASGRLGISLTRVSDGENIIISHFNSKDELIQANVCSGFIPVYCGLIPPSLQGVRYVDGGISDNLPLYELKNTITVSPFSGESDICPQDSSTNIHELRVTNTSIQLNLRNLYRLSKALFPPEPLVLREMCKQGYRDGLRFLQRNGLLNRPNPLLALPPAHPHGPEDQDEAMESAQAEDHSQLPGEDHILEHLPVRLNEALLEACMEPTDLLTTLSNMLPVRLATAMMVPYTLPLESALSFTIRLLEWLPDVPEDIRWMKEQTGSICQYLVMRAKRKLGRHLSSRLQEQVELRRVQSLPSVPLSCAAYSEALPRWMRNNLSLGDALAKWEECQRQLLLGLFCTNVAFPPEALRMRASAGPAPAPADSAPADPPEAPAGPAPLLSAPALSARPVIGALGLPETPTLSRDPA is encoded by the exons ATGTTTCCCCGGGAGAAGACGTGGAACATCTCGTTCGCGGGCTGCGGCTTCCTCGGCGTCTACTACGTCGGCGTGGCCTCCTGCCTCCGCGAGCACGCGCCCTTCCTGGTGGCCAACGCCACGCACATCTATGGCGCCTCGGCCGGGGCGCTCACGGCCACGGCTCTGGTCACCGGGGTCTGCCTGG GTGAGGCTGGTGCCAAGTTCATTGAGGTATCTAAAGAGGCCCGGAAGCGGTTCCTGGGCCCCCTGCACCCCTCCTTCAACCTGGTAAAGATCATCCGCAGTTTCCTGCTGAAGGTTCTGCCTGCTGATAGCCATGAGCATGCCAGTGGGCGCCTAGGCATCTCCCTGACCCGCGTGTCGGATGGCGAGAATATCATTATATCCCACTTCAACTCCAAGGACGAGCTCAtccag GCCAATGTCTGCAGCGGTTTCATCCCCGTGTACTGTGggctcatccctccctccctccaggggGTG CGCTATGTGGATGGTGGCATTTCGGACAACCTGCCACTTTATGAGCTTAAGAACACCATCACAGTGTCCCCCTTCTCGGGCGAGAGTGACATCTGTCCACAGGACAGCTCTACCAACATCCACGAGCTGCGGGTCACCAACACCAGCATCCAGCTCAACCTTCGCAACCTCTACCGCCTCTCCAAGGCCCTCTTCCCACCCGAGCCCCTG GTGCTGCGAGAGATGTGCAAGCAGGGCTACCGGGACGGCCTGCGCTTCCTGCAGCGGAACG gcctcctAAACCGGCCCAACCCCTTGCTGGCGTTGCCCCCCGCCCACCCCCACGGCCCAGAGGACCAGGATGAGGCCATGGAGAGTGCCCAAGCGGAGGACCACTCACAGCTGCCGGGGGAAGATCACATCCTGGAGCACCTGCCCGTCCGACTCAATGAGG CCCTGCTGGAGGCCTGCATGGAGCCCACGGACCTGCTGACCACCCTCTCCAACATGCTGCCCGTGCGTCTGGCCACTGCAATGATGGTGCCCTACACGCTGCCCCTGGAGAGCGCTCTGTCCTTCACCATCCG CTTGCTGGAGTGGCTGCCCGACGTTCCCGAGGACATCCGGTGGATGAAGGAGCAGACAGGCAGCATCTGCCAGTACCTGGTGATGCGTGCCAAGAGGAAGCTGGGCAGGCACCTGTCCTCCAG GCTGCAGGAGCAGGTGGAGCTGCGCCGCGTCCAGTCGTTGCCCTCCGTGCCGCTGTCCTGCGCCGCCTACAGCGAGGCACTGCCCCGCTGGATGCGCAACAACCTGTCGCTGGGAGACGCGCTGGCCAAGTGGGAGGAGTGCCAGCGCCAGCTGCTGCTCGGCCTCTTCTGCACCAACGTGGCCTTCCCGCCCGAAGCCCTGCGCATGCGCGCGTccgccggccccgcccccgcccctgcCGATTCCGCCCCCGCGGACCCACCCGA AGCACCCGCCGGGCCTGCCCCCTTGCTGAGCGCCCCTGCTCTCTCGGCCCGGCCTGTGATCGGGGCCCTGGGGCTGCCTGAGACCCCAACCCTCTCCAGGGATCCTGCCTGA
- the PNPLA2 gene encoding patatin-like phospholipase domain-containing protein 2 isoform X1, with product MFPREKTWNISFAGCGFLGVYYVGVASCLREHAPFLVANATHIYGASAGALTATALVTGVCLGEAGAKFIEVSKEARKRFLGPLHPSFNLVKIIRSFLLKVLPADSHEHASGRLGISLTRVSDGENIIISHFNSKDELIQANVCSGFIPVYCGLIPPSLQGVRYVDGGISDNLPLYELKNTITVSPFSGESDICPQDSSTNIHELRVTNTSIQLNLRNLYRLSKALFPPEPLVLREMCKQGYRDGLRFLQRNGLLNRPNPLLALPPAHPHGPEDQDEAMESAQAEDHSQLPGEDHILEHLPVRLNEALLEACMEPTDLLTTLSNMLPVRLATAMMVPYTLPLESALSFTIRLLEWLPDVPEDIRWMKEQTGSICQYLVMRAKRKLGRHLSSRLQEQVELRRVQSLPSVPLSCAAYSEALPRWMRNNLSLGDALAKWEECQRQLLLGLFCTNVAFPPEALRMRASAGPAPAPADSAPADPPDLADPRDLAPPQHPPGLPPC from the exons ATGTTTCCCCGGGAGAAGACGTGGAACATCTCGTTCGCGGGCTGCGGCTTCCTCGGCGTCTACTACGTCGGCGTGGCCTCCTGCCTCCGCGAGCACGCGCCCTTCCTGGTGGCCAACGCCACGCACATCTATGGCGCCTCGGCCGGGGCGCTCACGGCCACGGCTCTGGTCACCGGGGTCTGCCTGG GTGAGGCTGGTGCCAAGTTCATTGAGGTATCTAAAGAGGCCCGGAAGCGGTTCCTGGGCCCCCTGCACCCCTCCTTCAACCTGGTAAAGATCATCCGCAGTTTCCTGCTGAAGGTTCTGCCTGCTGATAGCCATGAGCATGCCAGTGGGCGCCTAGGCATCTCCCTGACCCGCGTGTCGGATGGCGAGAATATCATTATATCCCACTTCAACTCCAAGGACGAGCTCAtccag GCCAATGTCTGCAGCGGTTTCATCCCCGTGTACTGTGggctcatccctccctccctccaggggGTG CGCTATGTGGATGGTGGCATTTCGGACAACCTGCCACTTTATGAGCTTAAGAACACCATCACAGTGTCCCCCTTCTCGGGCGAGAGTGACATCTGTCCACAGGACAGCTCTACCAACATCCACGAGCTGCGGGTCACCAACACCAGCATCCAGCTCAACCTTCGCAACCTCTACCGCCTCTCCAAGGCCCTCTTCCCACCCGAGCCCCTG GTGCTGCGAGAGATGTGCAAGCAGGGCTACCGGGACGGCCTGCGCTTCCTGCAGCGGAACG gcctcctAAACCGGCCCAACCCCTTGCTGGCGTTGCCCCCCGCCCACCCCCACGGCCCAGAGGACCAGGATGAGGCCATGGAGAGTGCCCAAGCGGAGGACCACTCACAGCTGCCGGGGGAAGATCACATCCTGGAGCACCTGCCCGTCCGACTCAATGAGG CCCTGCTGGAGGCCTGCATGGAGCCCACGGACCTGCTGACCACCCTCTCCAACATGCTGCCCGTGCGTCTGGCCACTGCAATGATGGTGCCCTACACGCTGCCCCTGGAGAGCGCTCTGTCCTTCACCATCCG CTTGCTGGAGTGGCTGCCCGACGTTCCCGAGGACATCCGGTGGATGAAGGAGCAGACAGGCAGCATCTGCCAGTACCTGGTGATGCGTGCCAAGAGGAAGCTGGGCAGGCACCTGTCCTCCAG GCTGCAGGAGCAGGTGGAGCTGCGCCGCGTCCAGTCGTTGCCCTCCGTGCCGCTGTCCTGCGCCGCCTACAGCGAGGCACTGCCCCGCTGGATGCGCAACAACCTGTCGCTGGGAGACGCGCTGGCCAAGTGGGAGGAGTGCCAGCGCCAGCTGCTGCTCGGCCTCTTCTGCACCAACGTGGCCTTCCCGCCCGAAGCCCTGCGCATGCGCGCGTccgccggccccgcccccgcccctgcCGATTCCGCCCCCGCGGACCCACCCGACCTCGCGGACCCACGCGACCTCGCGCCCCCGCAGCACCCGCCGGGCCTGCCCCCTTGCTGA
- the PNPLA2 gene encoding patatin-like phospholipase domain-containing protein 2 isoform X2: MAPRPGRSRPRLWSPGSAWVLPADSHEHASGRLGISLTRVSDGENIIISHFNSKDELIQANVCSGFIPVYCGLIPPSLQGVRYVDGGISDNLPLYELKNTITVSPFSGESDICPQDSSTNIHELRVTNTSIQLNLRNLYRLSKALFPPEPLVLREMCKQGYRDGLRFLQRNGLLNRPNPLLALPPAHPHGPEDQDEAMESAQAEDHSQLPGEDHILEHLPVRLNEALLEACMEPTDLLTTLSNMLPVRLATAMMVPYTLPLESALSFTIRLLEWLPDVPEDIRWMKEQTGSICQYLVMRAKRKLGRHLSSRLQEQVELRRVQSLPSVPLSCAAYSEALPRWMRNNLSLGDALAKWEECQRQLLLGLFCTNVAFPPEALRMRASAGPAPAPADSAPADPPDLADPRDLAPPQHPPGLPPC, translated from the exons ATGGCGCCTCGGCCGGGGCGCTCACGGCCACGGCTCTGGTCACCGGGGTCTGCCTGG GTTCTGCCTGCTGATAGCCATGAGCATGCCAGTGGGCGCCTAGGCATCTCCCTGACCCGCGTGTCGGATGGCGAGAATATCATTATATCCCACTTCAACTCCAAGGACGAGCTCAtccag GCCAATGTCTGCAGCGGTTTCATCCCCGTGTACTGTGggctcatccctccctccctccaggggGTG CGCTATGTGGATGGTGGCATTTCGGACAACCTGCCACTTTATGAGCTTAAGAACACCATCACAGTGTCCCCCTTCTCGGGCGAGAGTGACATCTGTCCACAGGACAGCTCTACCAACATCCACGAGCTGCGGGTCACCAACACCAGCATCCAGCTCAACCTTCGCAACCTCTACCGCCTCTCCAAGGCCCTCTTCCCACCCGAGCCCCTG GTGCTGCGAGAGATGTGCAAGCAGGGCTACCGGGACGGCCTGCGCTTCCTGCAGCGGAACG gcctcctAAACCGGCCCAACCCCTTGCTGGCGTTGCCCCCCGCCCACCCCCACGGCCCAGAGGACCAGGATGAGGCCATGGAGAGTGCCCAAGCGGAGGACCACTCACAGCTGCCGGGGGAAGATCACATCCTGGAGCACCTGCCCGTCCGACTCAATGAGG CCCTGCTGGAGGCCTGCATGGAGCCCACGGACCTGCTGACCACCCTCTCCAACATGCTGCCCGTGCGTCTGGCCACTGCAATGATGGTGCCCTACACGCTGCCCCTGGAGAGCGCTCTGTCCTTCACCATCCG CTTGCTGGAGTGGCTGCCCGACGTTCCCGAGGACATCCGGTGGATGAAGGAGCAGACAGGCAGCATCTGCCAGTACCTGGTGATGCGTGCCAAGAGGAAGCTGGGCAGGCACCTGTCCTCCAG GCTGCAGGAGCAGGTGGAGCTGCGCCGCGTCCAGTCGTTGCCCTCCGTGCCGCTGTCCTGCGCCGCCTACAGCGAGGCACTGCCCCGCTGGATGCGCAACAACCTGTCGCTGGGAGACGCGCTGGCCAAGTGGGAGGAGTGCCAGCGCCAGCTGCTGCTCGGCCTCTTCTGCACCAACGTGGCCTTCCCGCCCGAAGCCCTGCGCATGCGCGCGTccgccggccccgcccccgcccctgcCGATTCCGCCCCCGCGGACCCACCCGACCTCGCGGACCCACGCGACCTCGCGCCCCCGCAGCACCCGCCGGGCCTGCCCCCTTGCTGA